The Panthera uncia isolate 11264 chromosome C2, Puncia_PCG_1.0, whole genome shotgun sequence genome contains a region encoding:
- the CC2H3orf80 gene encoding uncharacterized membrane protein C3orf80 homolog, which translates to MWGPGVTAEGLSVAPAPPPLLPLLLLLTLALVAPSRGGGGCADLACGERERCCDAANATAVRCCKLPLHAFLDNVGWFVRKLSGLLILLVLFAIGYFLQRIICPSPRRYPRGQARPGQARPGPPGGAGPPGAAGPPDDDDDSPALMRDEAAAGSQDSLLDSGGGGRGGGGRSAPSCASEHELRVVSPVFLQLPSYEEVKYLPTYEESMRLQQLSPGEVVLPVSVLGRPRGGGAGESDGGEGRFPLI; encoded by the coding sequence ATGTGGGGGCCCGGGGTCACAGCCGAGGGCCTGTCGGTGGCGCCCGCaccgccgccgctgctgccgctgctgctacTGCTGACGCTGGCGCTTGTGGCGCCCTcgcggggcggcgggggctgCGCGGACCTGGCGTGTGGCGAGCGGGAGCGCTGCTGCGACGCGGCCAACGCCACAGCGGTGCGCTGCTGCAAGCTGCCGCTGCACGCCTTCCTCGACAACGTGGGCTGGTTCGTCCGCAAGCTCTCGGGGCTGCTTATCCTGCTAGTGCTCTTCGCCATCGGCTACTTCCTGCAGCGCATCATTTGCCCCAGCCCACGCAGGTACCCGCGCGGTCAGGCGCGGCCCGGGCAAGCACGGCCCGGGCCGCCGGGGGGCGCGGGGCCGCCGGGGGCCGCGGGGCCGCCCGACGACGACGACGACTCGCCCGCGCTAATGCGCGACGAGGCGGCTGCCGGCTCCCAGGACTCACTGCTGGACAGTGGAGGCGGGGGCCGGGGAGGCGGAGGGCGCTCGGCCCCCTCCTGCGCCTCCGAGCACGAGCTTCGCGTAGTCTCGCCGGTCTTCCTGCAGCTGCCCAGCTACGAGGAGGTCAAGTACCTGCCCACCTACGAGGAGTCCATGCGGCTGCAGCAGCTCAGCCCCGGGGAGGTCGTGCTGCCCGTGTCGGTGCTTGGCCGCCCACGAGGCGGCGGCGCCGGGGAGTCAGACGGCGGGGAGGGCCGCTTCCCGCTCATCTGA